Proteins encoded within one genomic window of Manduca sexta isolate Smith_Timp_Sample1 chromosome 18, JHU_Msex_v1.0, whole genome shotgun sequence:
- the LOC115439770 gene encoding putative gamma-glutamylcyclotransferase CG2811 isoform X3 gives MDHKEFNMSHKVFVYGTLKRNEPNHHWLTDPNNGVGKFIAEGTTKNKYPLIIATKYNIPFLLFSPGNGHYIKGEVYEVDDLMLSKLDILEDHPDFYIREIDDILVKKENETQTLKCWVYFIKNFKPDLLQRRSMDNYSSHGNHGLPYMERSKRDPTYNHKAELTE, from the exons ATGGATCATAAGGAATTTAAT atgtCTCACAAAGTATTTGTCTACGGTACATTAAAACGGAACGAGCCCAATCATCACTGGCTGACTGATCCCAATAATGGTGTGGGGAAGTTTATAGCTGAAGGAACCACAAAGAACAAATACCCACTTATAATAGCTACAAAGTATAATATCCCATTCTTACTATTCAGCCCGGGCAATGGGCATTAtataaaag GTGAAGTGTATGAAGTAGATGATTTGATGCTTAGTAAACTGGATATTTTGGAGGATCATCCCGACTTCTACATAAGAGAGATTGATGACATACTAGTAAAAAA AGAAAATGAAACTCAAACTTTGAAATGctgggtatattttataaagaacttcAAGCCGGACTTGCTGCAGCGGCGTAGTATGGACAACTACTCATCCCACGGAAACCATGGACTGCCATATATGGAGAGGTCTAAACGAGATCCTACATACAATCATAAGGCTGAGTTGACTGAATGA
- the LOC115439770 gene encoding putative gamma-glutamylcyclotransferase CG2811 isoform X1: MSVRYYFFSFRNMSHKVFVYGTLKRNEPNHHWLTDPNNGVGKFIAEGTTKNKYPLIIATKYNIPFLLFSPGNGHYIKGEVYEVDDLMLSKLDILEDHPDFYIREIDDILVKKENETQTLKCWVYFIKNFKPDLLQRRSMDNYSSHGNHGLPYMERSKRDPTYNHKAELTE, translated from the exons ATGTCAGtgcgatattatttttttagctttCGAAAT atgtCTCACAAAGTATTTGTCTACGGTACATTAAAACGGAACGAGCCCAATCATCACTGGCTGACTGATCCCAATAATGGTGTGGGGAAGTTTATAGCTGAAGGAACCACAAAGAACAAATACCCACTTATAATAGCTACAAAGTATAATATCCCATTCTTACTATTCAGCCCGGGCAATGGGCATTAtataaaag GTGAAGTGTATGAAGTAGATGATTTGATGCTTAGTAAACTGGATATTTTGGAGGATCATCCCGACTTCTACATAAGAGAGATTGATGACATACTAGTAAAAAA AGAAAATGAAACTCAAACTTTGAAATGctgggtatattttataaagaacttcAAGCCGGACTTGCTGCAGCGGCGTAGTATGGACAACTACTCATCCCACGGAAACCATGGACTGCCATATATGGAGAGGTCTAAACGAGATCCTACATACAATCATAAGGCTGAGTTGACTGAATGA
- the LOC115439770 gene encoding putative gamma-glutamylcyclotransferase CG2811 isoform X2, giving the protein MSVRYYFFSFRNMSHKVFVYGTLKRNEPNHHWLTDPNNGVGKFIAEGTTKNKYPLIIATKYNIPFLLFSPGNGHYIKGEVYEVDDLMLSKLDILEDHPDFYIREIDDILVKKENETQTLKCWVYFIKNFKPDLLQRRSMDNYSSHGNHGLPYMESNNESTLEDLNGA; this is encoded by the exons ATGTCAGtgcgatattatttttttagctttCGAAAT atgtCTCACAAAGTATTTGTCTACGGTACATTAAAACGGAACGAGCCCAATCATCACTGGCTGACTGATCCCAATAATGGTGTGGGGAAGTTTATAGCTGAAGGAACCACAAAGAACAAATACCCACTTATAATAGCTACAAAGTATAATATCCCATTCTTACTATTCAGCCCGGGCAATGGGCATTAtataaaag GTGAAGTGTATGAAGTAGATGATTTGATGCTTAGTAAACTGGATATTTTGGAGGATCATCCCGACTTCTACATAAGAGAGATTGATGACATACTAGTAAAAAA AGAAAATGAAACTCAAACTTTGAAATGctgggtatattttataaagaacttcAAGCCGGACTTGCTGCAGCGGCGTAGTATGGACAACTACTCATCCCACGGAAACCATGGACTGCCATATATGGAGAG CAATAATGAGTCAACTCTTGAAGATTTAAATGGTGCCTGA
- the LOC115439770 gene encoding putative gamma-glutamylcyclotransferase CG2811 isoform X4, translated as MSHKVFVYGTLKRNEPNHHWLTDPNNGVGKFIAEGTTKNKYPLIIATKYNIPFLLFSPGNGHYIKGEVYEVDDLMLSKLDILEDHPDFYIREIDDILVKKENETQTLKCWVYFIKNFKPDLLQRRSMDNYSSHGNHGLPYMERSKRDPTYNHKAELTE; from the exons atgtCTCACAAAGTATTTGTCTACGGTACATTAAAACGGAACGAGCCCAATCATCACTGGCTGACTGATCCCAATAATGGTGTGGGGAAGTTTATAGCTGAAGGAACCACAAAGAACAAATACCCACTTATAATAGCTACAAAGTATAATATCCCATTCTTACTATTCAGCCCGGGCAATGGGCATTAtataaaag GTGAAGTGTATGAAGTAGATGATTTGATGCTTAGTAAACTGGATATTTTGGAGGATCATCCCGACTTCTACATAAGAGAGATTGATGACATACTAGTAAAAAA AGAAAATGAAACTCAAACTTTGAAATGctgggtatattttataaagaacttcAAGCCGGACTTGCTGCAGCGGCGTAGTATGGACAACTACTCATCCCACGGAAACCATGGACTGCCATATATGGAGAGGTCTAAACGAGATCCTACATACAATCATAAGGCTGAGTTGACTGAATGA
- the LOC115439769 gene encoding G patch domain-containing protein 4, whose amino-acid sequence MDFARKQLLKYGWSEGKGLGKHENGISQPLKPKIKRSVTGVGHDPASEFNEHWWSALYDKAAGNVEVHENNGKTKKINTKGDLTITTNTWQISKGSKKEAKEQYSEFFLRTAVLTKGGNKVEKVKESDSEDEAETEKKDVLKMTDEELFAACEGRTAHKGARHGLKATGKLARIAQQEAMLLSQSKYNGYSHAKKIKEPIEDAILSPEETEPKKKKKKRKRCFSNEGRHENPKVENLTPVPAESSNDTNSTPVDENGRKNKLQNDKIGLDSKKVDNNVIRPKKKSKRKIQQEEVIPMETDMVQTEDIENISKKKKLKELE is encoded by the exons ATGGATTTTGCTAGAAAACAGTTATTAAAATACGGATGGTCTGAAG GCAAAGGGTTAGGGAAACATGAGAATGGCATATCCCAGCCACTTAAACCTAAGATTAAGAGAAGTGTGACAGGGGTTGGTCATGACCCAGCCTCAGAGTTCAACGAGCACTGGTGGAGTGCACTGTACGACAAGGCTGCAGGGAATGTTgaa GTCCACGAAAATAatggaaaaacaaaaaagatcAATACAAAAGGTGACTTAACAATAACAACCAACACATGGCAAATTAGCAAAGGATCAAAGAAAGAGGCAAAAGAACAATATTCTGAATTCTTTCTACGCACAGCAGTACTGACTAAGGGGGGTAACAAAGTGGAGAAAGTAAAAGAAAGTGATTCTGAAGATGAAGCAGAGACTGAAAAGAAGGATGTGTTAAAGATGACTGATGAGGAATTGTTTGCTGCTTGTGAAGGAAGAACTGCACATAA AGGTGCCCGCCACGGCTTGAAAGCAACTGGAAAATTGGCCAGGATAGCACAACAAGAAGCAATGCTGCTGTCACAATCAAAATACAATGGTTATTCTCATGCTAAGAAAATTAAAGAACCTATAGAAGATGCTATATTGAGTCCAGAAGAAACAGAAcccaagaagaagaagaaaaagcgAAAAAGGTGTTTTAGTAATGAAGGACGTCACGAAAATCCTAAGGTAGAAAATCTTACTCCTGTGCCTGCAGAAAGTAGTAATGATACTAATTCTACACCAGTAGATGAGAATGGTAGAAAAAACAAATTGCAAAATGATAAAATAGGCTTAGATAGCAAAAAAGTTGACAATAATGTAATTAGACCCaagaaaaaaagtaaaagaaaaatacaacaGGAAGAAGTGATTCCAATGGAAACTGATATGGTTCAAACTGaagatatagaaaatattagtaaaaagaaaaaattaaaggaACTTGAATAG
- the LOC115439779 gene encoding probable NADH dehydrogenase [ubiquinone] 1 alpha subcomplex subunit 12 yields MSVAKLLALDKVAKLFNIIKQNGGIRASLYKLYKQEELKDGVLVGEDKFGNKYYENPRYFYSRNRWVEYSEKVHLNYDASQVPAEWYGWLHYKTDLPPHQDPSRPHYKWMAEFTENLSGTTGQYTPYSTTRAKIEPWVPKPKTGA; encoded by the exons ATGTCGGTAGCTAAGTTATTGGCTCTGGATAAAGTAGCTAAGTTATTCAACATAATCAAACAGAATGGTGGCATACGCGCTTCCTTGTATAAGCTTTACAA GCAAGAGGAGTTGAAAGATGGCGTCTTAGTAGGTGAGGATAAGTTTGGCAACAAGTACTATGAGAATCCACGCTACTTCTACAGCAGGAACAGATGGGTGGAGTACTCTGAGAAAGTGCACTTGAACTATGACGCTAGTCAG GTCCCTGCTGAGTGGTACGGATGGCTGCACTACAAAACTGATCTGCCACCACATcag GATCCCAGCCGCCCCCACTACAAATGGATGGCAGAATTCACAGAGAACCTTTCTGGAACTACTGGCCAATACACTCCATACAGCACCACCAGGGCTAAGATCGAGCCATGGGTCCCGAAACCGAAGACCGgcgcttaa